Genomic DNA from Mycobacterium stomatepiae:
CCAACGTGTTAACGAAAAACCCGATCAACGGCTCCAACGCCGGATCACGACGCCCCGCGATCGGGAACCCCACCGCCACATCAGAGCTGGCACTCAGCTGCGACAGCAACACCGCCAACCCAGCCTGAACCACCATGAAACTCGTCGCGTTATGCGCACGCGCCACCGCAGCGATCCGCTGCTGCAACGACACCGGCCACACCACGGGCACACTGGCTCCGCGCTGATCAGCGACCACCGGATACGGCCGATCCGTGGGCAACACCAACCGCTCAGGAAGCCCCGCTAACGCCTGGCGCCAATACGCCAGCTGCCCCGCGATACGACTACCACTATCCGCGACATCACCGAACTGAGCATGCTGCCACAACGTGTAATCGACATACTGCACCGCCAACGGCTCCCACCCCGGAGCCTGCCCGCCACAGCGCGCGGTATACGCCGCACCCAAATCCGCCACCAACGGTGCAATCGACAAACCATCAGCAGCAATATGGTGAGCCACCGCCACTAACACATGCTCGACATCACTGACCCGGAAAAGCTTCGCCCGCAACGGAATCTCACGAGCCAAATCAAAACAATGCAACACCACCGCTTCAACGGCCCGCTCAAGCTCACCGGGCGCCCACCCGCGGTATCGACCACGTCCCACCCGAAAACAGCATCTTCGGCGGCCACCACGACCTGGCGCGGGACCCCGTCAACCACCGCAAACACCGTCCGCAAACTCTCATGACGAGCCACCACATCAGCAAGCGCGGCCCCCAACACCACCGCATCCAACACCCCACTGATCCCCAACACCGTCGGCATGTTGTACACCGGCGACGGCCCCTGCAACTGATCCAGGAACCACAACCGCGACTGCGCAAACGACAACGGCACCACCTGCGGACGCGGCCGCGCCACCAACGGCTCCACCACACCCCGACCACCAGCTGCATCCAGCCGGGCCACCAACCCGCCACCGTGGGCGCCTCAAACACCGCACGCACCGAAAGACCCACACCCAAACCAGAATTCACCGCGGCAACCACACGCATCACCGACAACGAATCCCCACCCAGATCGAAGAAGGAGTCATCAACCCCGACCCGCTCCACACCCAACACTTGGGCGAAAATCCCGGCCAGGATCTCCTCAGCGGCGCTTTGCGGTGCCCGATACCGTTGCGCATCCCCATATTCAGGCGCCGGCAACGCCCGCACATCCAACTTGCCGTTGACCGTCAACGGCAACACATCCATAACGACCACAGCCGCGGGCACCATATACGACGGCAACCGCCGCCCCAGCTCCTCGCGCACCACCACCGAATCCACCATCCCGGCCACGGATTCGGTGACATAACCGACCAGCCGCTTGACCCCCGGCGTGTCCTCACGCGCGATCACGACCGCCTGATCCACACCCTCTAAACCAGCAAGTGCTGCGCGTACTTCACCCAACTCAATGCGATACCCACGAATCTTGACCTGCTCATCAACACGCCCCACATACCGCAACTGACCATCCGGACCCCAGGACACCACATCCCCAGTCCGATACATCCGCGCACCCACACCCCCAAACGGGCACGCCACAAACCGCGAACCAGTCAACCCCGACCGACCCACATACCCCACACCCACACCACGACCAGCCACATACAACTCACCGGCCACACCCACCGGCACCGGACGCAACCACCCATCCAGCACCAACAACGCCGCCCCCGACACCGGCCCACCAATCGGCGCCACACCCGATTCCGGCACCAACGGTGCACTGATCGAGGCAACCACCGTCGCCTCGGTCGGGCCATAAGCGTTGAGCATCACCCGGCCGGGCGCCCACCGATCCACCAATTCAGGCGGGCAGGCCTCACCACCAAGCAGCAACGCCACCGATTCCAAACCCCGCGGCGACAACGCCGCCACCGCCGACGGGGTCTGAGTGAGCACGTCGACTTTCTCGTCGACCAACAAGGCCTGGAAATCCTGCGGCGAGGACACCACCTCCTCGGGCACCACCACCAGCCGGCCCCCACGCAGCAGGGCACCCCAGATCTCCCACACCGAAAAGTCGAACGCATACGAGTGGAACTGCGTCCACACCTGCCCCGACAACAGGTCCTCAGGCAATGGCTCCGCCAAGTGCGTCAGATTGTGGTGGGTAATCCCAACACCTTTGGGGGTGCCGGTGGTGCCCGAGGTGTAAATGATGTGTGCAATATCGTCAGGAGCAGGACCCGCGGTCACCGCGGTCGCCGGTTGAGCCGCGATCGCCGGGTCATCAACATCAATGACCCACAGATCACGGCCAGCCAGACCCTCGAGGCGCTCAGCAAGGACCGCTGTGGTGATCACCGCGACCGGCGCGGCATCGGTGAGCACGAACTCGATGCGGGTATCAGGCACACTGGGATCGATC
This window encodes:
- a CDS encoding condensation domain-containing protein, whose product is MARLDAAGGRGVVEPLVARPRPQVVPLSFAQSRLWFLDQLQGPSPVYNMPTVLGISGVLDAVVLGAALADVVARHESLRTVFAVVDGVPRQVVVAAEDAVFGWDVVDTAGGRPVSLSGPLKRWCCIVLIWLVRFRCGRSFSGSVMSSMC
- a CDS encoding condensation domain-containing protein, which translates into the protein MAREIPLRAKLFRVSDVEHVLVAVAHHIAADGLSIAPLVADLGAAYTARCGGQAPGWEPLAVQYVDYTLWQHAQFGDVADSGSRIAGQLAYWRQALAGLPERLVLPTDRPYPVVADQRGASVPVVWPVSLQQRIAAVARAHNATSFMVVQAGLAVLLSQLSASSDVAVGFPIAGRRDPALEPLIGFFVNTLVLRVDLGADLTVGELLGQVRTRSLEAFEHQDVPFEVLVEHLNPTRSMAHHPLVQVMLAWQNLGLGADDSAGGLALGDVTLTPVPVQTRTARMDVSLSLAERWTATGEPAGIEGRWSFALMCSTPPRSKR